The Camelina sativa cultivar DH55 chromosome 16, Cs, whole genome shotgun sequence sequence GCCGTAGCCATTTCTTAAAACTTTGCCGCTTTATACTCTGATTAAAACCTCTAAcgttccaacaaaaaatatccaCTTTTACCATTAACGATATGATTTAAGTGGTCGCCCCTTCCCTCCAAAGGCTTTCTTGAGACGTTTTTCTTTCTTAGACAGAACCTTGATGAAACGGGCATTATCTGCATGGTTATCATCTTCTTCCGATAGGTcctcagaagaagatgattcctCTAGCGGTTCAGAGTCCGAAGAGGAAGGAGCAGAAGATGTGGTTACACTTTTGGGAGAACCTTTCTTGCTTGCTGGATTCTTCCTTGAGCTATCAAGACCAATATCAAGTACCAGGGCGCCGGGTTTGCGAGAACTAGTTCCCTCATTAGGACTCGACAGTCCTACCACTTCTTTATTGGCTTGTTCTTTACGTCTTCTAGCAACCACGTGTCATCTTATAAACCTTTGATTTTTATGCCCGTAGTTTACACCATGTTTCATGTTCGGATCGGACGCTTGGGCGTGAAAGGTATATAAAAGCAAAACGAGACAGCTGGTAAAATAAGTTTGATGTTTGGCTAATGCCTACTTCGTTCACTACACTATTCCTTGCCGGACAGTCCGATGTGTTTTATGTAGAGGGAAACAAGTTTGACAAATATTAGATCCATACAGATTTGAGAttacacataatatttacatatattgatatacACATGCATCTTTGAACCAAGATGTGAGAATTCTTAATTAAAATCGTTTAGACCTTTAGAAAAATGCTCAAAAAGTTACTTGGCatcgtttctgttttgttttatgccAAACTTAAATCTGGAGCTCTGTGATGTAAGTTACTCTCGTTGAGACTGGCGATTGAATGGCCACTAAAAACCGGTACAAGTCTAGAAGCCTCATTTCAAGGCAAACCGATTCGGTTCTCAACCTGTTATTTTCATTCGATATGTCATTACCACAACTAACCACATTAGCTAACCGGTTTTTCAGCTCCTGATTCCTTTGGTTCAGCCGGTTCAACTCTTCGGTTAATTCTTCAaaacgtttcttcttcttcaaccttgaTCTCTTTGCCGATTCCCGGTTCGATAATGTCcgccttctcttcttctcatcagcCTGTACCATCTCGCTTGTACCGCTTGGATTATCCGACTCGTCTGATTGAAGAAACGCCAATATTTCTGTGAGTTCTTCTCCGGTTATCATAGCATCATCAAAGCAGATATGAACCGGCTCTAAATTGGTCGAAAACATTGCTATAAGTAGAAGAGAAAATCCGGTTTAGTATTAAACCGTTTTATTGGTATGTAAGCTAAGCAAGCAGCCGTAGAATAAATGCGAGAGGGAAGGGGAAGGACTCAAATGAAACATGGATGGCTATTTATAGAGAGAAATGTGAAAGAACATGTGGGACTCATCATATAGTGATATGGTTATTCTTGTCCAATTAGAAAGTGCCAGGTATTTTAAAATGTCATAATCAGAGTGAATCTAAGAGATTAATTGGAATGTTTGTCCATTAGTGCTTTGGATAACattattactatattattttaacttttgttttttaatcctTTTATACCTTTTGTTTGGATACTGCTTTTTAACCTTTTATCACTTTCGTAGCACTACTTTTAACTACAGAAACTGTACGTGTATTAGTTTCACATTGTCATTGTAAGattagtgtgtgtgtgtgtgtgtgtgtcagcgtgtgtgtgtgtgtcttttttggtttgtgtgtgATGGAATGATTTCAATTAACAAAGTCCTAGGTTTAAGGATGTCACCATGTTTTAAATATCAgtaagaaaactatatataaaaggtaAAATACTGTAGAGGgtcaaaatatatgaaaaacttGTGAggtataacaaaattataattattctgTGACATTTCTTCAGatcattattaaattttaaatgataaatatttgtAGTATATAGTTTTGTGTTAGTGTTGTCCTTGTGTCAGTATCCTGACCGATCTTCAGCACAAACATATTACATATGAACCTTGGTTTTGACTGAGGACTcataatattttcttacttatcagaccaaaatttgaaatttgtgtAAGATTTCTTGGTAAATACTGATATGAATTAGTGGTGTGTTACTGTGTTAGATATACTGAGTAGGTTCAAACCAAGAAAATGcatcatttttattaact is a genomic window containing:
- the LOC104750169 gene encoding bZIP transcription factor 2-like → MFSTNLEPVHICFDDAMITGEELTEILAFLQSDESDNPSGTSEMVQADEKKRRRTLSNRESAKRSRLKKKKRFEELTEELNRLNQRNQELKNRLANVVSCGNDISNENNRLRTESVCLEMRLLDLYRFLVAIQSPVSTRVTYITELQI